In Leptospira congkakensis, the DNA window TCGGTTACAGTATGACCATAAATTTCATACTTTGGATTGGGTACCTTGTATGGGTAATGTGTTGTCATTGTAAGGATGGTCATAAGGAATGGTTTGTTTTCTTTTTGGTAAGAATCCATTTCTTCCAATGCTTTGGAGTAAAGATGTTCATCATCATAACCCCAAGCACCGATGGAATATTTTCCAGCTTTTCGAAAGTCTTCTTTTCCAATCAAAGTTTGGAATCCAAAATGAGGAAGGATTGTTGCTAAACTATCAAATTTTAAATCATCACCCGTAATGAAACTGGTTTGGTATCCAAATCCAGAAAATAGATTTCCAATCGCAGAAAAATTGCTGAGAATTTGTGGTGTCCGAATGGCCGTAAGTCCTGGCCTGTCGGGAACACTTGTAAGAACAGAAAGTAATGCATTACTTGTTCTCCCTCCATTGGCATAAAATTTTTTAAAACTATGACCTTTTTTCGCCAAAGTGTTGTAATACGGTGTTACTTCTTTTCCCAACCAAATTCCATTGGAAACTGGCCAAACATATTTTCCTGTCCAAGATTCTTGGATTACAAGAACTACATTGATGGGTTTTTTACCTGGAATTCCTTTGATTTTTCGTAATAATGGAAACTCGGGATCCTCCACAAACTCTGCACCTTCGTAACCAATTTCTTCTTTCACAACTGCCAACATATCTTCATCTGTCATTTTTAAATGTTTGGGGATGGATTGGCTTTTAAAATCATTGATGGTGGTGTAAATTCCATTTAATGCAATTTGGTTGATGAGAGCATTGTCGGAAATGATGGCTTCACTCGCACGTAAGGGAGATTCTTGTGGCCCACCCCGAAGTCCAATAAAGAAAAAAAGAATCCAAACTGTGGTTTTCACAATTTTAGAAACAAAGGTTTCTTCTTCGTTTGTTTGATTTGTGATTTGTTTTTTACGAAACCAATACCGAATCCCAAAAATATAAAGAACGATAAATAGGACAAATAACAGAATTTTAAAAGGAGCTTCTTGGAATGCGGAAGAAACTAACACATCTAAATCTCCCAAAAACACAATGGCCTCATATCCGATATGTTTGTTGGCGTTCTCAAAGTACAACAAATCAGCAAAAAGGTGGATCAAACAAAAAGGAAAAAGAACAAGAGGAGTGATCATCCAAAAATAACGGTAGGATTTTAGTTTGGAAGCCCCATTCCAAAGAGAAAGGATATAAAACCCAACTAACAAAATGGATACGGTAACCCAATCAAACCGAAACCCTAAAAGAAATGCTTTGAGTAAAACAAAAACTGGGAATTCTTCCAAACGATAGGAATAAACCAAAAAAAACAAAACTCGGTGAAGGAATAGGGTTAAAAATCCAAAGAAAAAATAAGTTAGAAAGATTCGATCTGAAAATCTAAAACTAGGGAACTGTTTCACCATAAAAAAAGAATTTGCGAATGATAAGTGCGGTCAATCGACTTACGATCTTTCAGTTGATTTATTTTCAAGGCAGTTTAGTTTTGATCCTACTCACATGAAGCCGATCCAAAAAATACTCATCGCCAACCGAGGTGAAATTGCCGTTCGTGTCATTCGCACCGCAAAAAGAATGGGCATCAAAACTGTTGCTGTCTATTCAGATCCTGATGCCCAAAGTTTATTTGTCCGATCAGCAGACGAAGCGTTCTCACTCGGCGGGACAGATGCTCGTTCCTCCTACTTAAATGTAGAAAAGGTCATCCGCGCTTGTATCGAAACGGGAGCCGATGCCGTTCACCCAGGATATGGATTTTTATCAGAAAACACTGACTTTGCGAAAAAACTAGAAGAAAAGGGAATTCGATTCATTGGACCAAAACCTCATTCGATCAATGCGATGGGAGATAAGATCGGCTCACGATTGTTAGTTGCAAAGAATGGAGTGCCAGTGGTTCCCGGTTATGAAGGTGCCTCACAAGAAATGTCCGTATTCAAAAAAGAAGCGGAAAAAATTGGATACCCTATTATGGCAAAGGCAAGTGCCGGTGGTGGCGGAAAAGGAATGCGTAGGATCGATTCCCCTGAAGAATTAGAACCAGGAATTCTTTCCGCAAAACGGGAATCTCTTTCTGCTTTTGGTGATGATCGAATCCTTTTAGAAAAATACATTACCAATCCGCGCCATGTTGAGTTTCAAATTTTTGGAGACTCTCAAGGCAACATCATCCACTTACACGAAAGGGATTGTTCCTTACAAAGACGCCACCAAAAGGTCGTCGAAGAAACTCCTGCTCCCAGTTATAGTGCTGATTTAAAATCACAAATGTCACTAGCTGCAGTGAATGCTGCGAGAGCCGTACAATATGAAGGTGCTGGAACCGTCGAATTCATATTAGGTGAAAGTGGGGAATTCTATTTTCTTGAGATGAACACTCGTTTGCAAGTGGAACATCCTGTCACGGAAATGACCACGGGCCTTGATTTAGTGGAATGGCAAATTCGAGTTTGTCAGGGAGAAGCGTTACCTGAGTTACAAACCCCACCACAAAAGGGACATGCATTAGAAGTGCGAATTTATGCGGAAGATCCGAAAGAAGGATTTTTACCTTCTACTGGAAAAATCCACCATCTATCTTTTCCGGAACGAGATTATTTACGAATTGATTCGGGAGTTGTTTCTGGCTCCGAGATTACAATGTTTTATGATCCCATGATTGCCAAAATGATTGTATGGGGGGAAGACAGAATCACGGCCATCCACCGCCTAATTGAATGTTTGTCTGAGACAATTGTTTTTGGTCCTAAAACCAATTTACAATTTTTACAAAGGTTAGTTTCTACAAAAGAATTTGCGGAAGGAAAAGTTTCCACTCATTACATCGCAGACCACGAACCTGCACTGTTGGCAAACAATACAAAGGAAGAGCTTAAACTCGCTTTCGCCGGTGCATTTTTTACTTCTAAAGAATCAAGTAACCCTTGGTTGAGTGAGACCACATAATATGGATTATCTATTTGAAACCAAATCTGGTTCTGCATCTGTTTTTGTAAGTGGCTCCAAAGTTCGAGTGCGATTGGAAAAAGATTCCTTTTCTTTCCAACTAGATGATTGGATTAAAGAGGAAAGAAAGTCAGATACAAATCCGCTCCGTTCCGTTTTTATGAACGATGGATCTATATTACAATATCTTAAAGTAAGAAATGAGATTTTCCTCCATTGGAAAGGTGAAATTTGGAGTGGAAAACTCGCCGAACGCCAGTATGAAGGTGCAGGCCAAACCTCACCGGAAATCAAAAGTCCTATGCCGGGAAAAGTAGTGCAAATCTCTACTGAGGTCGGTCGCGAACATAAGGGAGGAGAAACCCTCCTCATTTTGGAAGCAATGAAAATGGAGAACGCCGTTAAGGCACCGTATCCTTGTCGAGTGGAAGAAATTCGCAAGGCACAAGGGGATTTGGTCCAACAAGACGAAGTGCTCATCATTTTACACAGAATCGAACCGGAAAAAACATAAATCTTCGAATCTATTTGACATATTTTTCAAACTTCCCAGCATAAGGCAGTTTCTTTGGCTGATAGGTAGAGAATGTACAATCATATTTTAAGAAGTTTCACACTTCTGTTGTTTTTTTCGTTTTTCCACGGGGTTTTCGGTCAGGAACGTCAACCCCGTACCGACCTTCCGTTCGAGATCTCTGAAAAAAAGAGGCTGAGCGAGCGGGATTTTAAGAATAAAAAAGAGGGGGGATACTTCACTGGACTTCCTCTCATCAACTCCGATCCCAATGTGGGGGTAGGGTATGGGGCACGTGTGCTCTATTTTTACAATGGGGCCAAAACATCCCCCATGTTCGAATACACTCCCTACCGTGTCCGGGTATTTGCTCAGTATTTTAATACGACGAAAAGAGCACCTTACCACCAATTGAGTATCGACGCTCCTTATATTTTTGACACAAAATGGAGACTTCGTGCAGATTTGGTTTATGAACGAAATCCCAATTCCCTTTTCTTTGGAGTTGGATCTGACACCCTCCAACCGCTTTCTTATTTAGAAAGGAACGATCCCAATGGTCAAATTCGACGAAATGCTCCTTTTTCCGATTATGAAGACAATTTGAACTATCGTCGTCAAGGGGATGCCGGGGTAGGAGAAGCACCTATCGTCAGTGATCATAGATACAATCGATACGATATTGAAAATCCTAACTTCAGCACTTCTGGTGAATATTCCTTCTTCGGAGGAACACTTCGTGCGGTGACTGGGGTTCGTCTCTCAAAACAAATCATTCGTACTTATGATGGAAAGTATAACAACGCCCTATTGGGTCCAGCGGATGGAATTTTGGGACTACTCGATGTCGACCGTACTTTTGGAACTCCTCAAGGGGAAACAAAATTAACTCGTGAAGATAAAGATGGAAAGATAAAAGGTATTAACGGTGGTTATACGAATACAGTCCGAGCAGGGATCGTATTTGATACACGTGACTTTGAGCCGGATCCTAACCGCGGGGTATTTTTGGAATACACACACGAACGTTCCGCCAAGGCAATTGGTTCTACCTATGATTTTAATAAAAACTTAGTGTCGGGTCGTATTTTCCTAAGTCCAGTTCAGTGGTTCACAAGTAAACCTCCGGAAATTTTGGAAAAGTTTGTTCTTGCCGCTCGCGGAACAATGATCCAAACCAATGGGGACGCACCATTTTACGAATACCGCAACATGTGGGGAACCGAAACCAACCAATCAGGTCTTGGCGGAAGAACTACCATTCGCGGTTACAAACAAGATCGTTTTGTAGGACAAACCATGGCATTTGCTAACTTCGAAATTCGTTGGAAGTTTGCAGAGACTGAGTTTTGGGGACAACACTTTGACTTCCAATTGGTTCCGTTCTATGATGTAGGACGAGTTTGGGATCGAACAGAAGATGCAAATCTTAAAAACTACAAACATTCTAGAGGGATTGGACTACGAATTCCGTGGAACCAAGCAACTGTTATCTATTTTGATCATGCGATTTCAAATGAAGATAGACAAACATTCATTAACTTTAACCATATATTTTAGGAGAGCAGAGATTATGAAAAAAATTCAATTTTGTTTCGCTCTTTTGGTCTTATCCTTTTTCATGAATTGTGAAATGAAACCAGTAGAAGATGTCTACGGTTTAAGCCCGGAAGAAACCAACCAACTATTTGCAGGACTAATTGCAAACCAAAGTCTTCGGGATAATGGAAATGGAACCATTTCCGATTTAGCATCAGGTTTAATTTGGCAGAAATGTACTCACGGCCAAGTGTATCGTGCTGGGTTTAACGATTGTTTAGGGGCTCCACAAGGTTCTATCTTCAATCCTTATGACACAGCTCGTGCAGGAGCAGCAGAAGTTGCCTTTTGTGATTCCAAAACACATGCTTGTAACTCAATTGCTTTCCCACAAGTGGTCCAAGGATTTTCGTCGATTGGAATTGCTGGATCTAGTGAACTCTATGGTGCTTGCCAAAATAGCAACTACTTAGGAGCCACTTGGCGAGTTCCTACTGTGATCGAATACCAAAGATTAGTCATTCCTGGTAGAGCCGCAACCCTCCAATTCTTTCCATCTACCCAAGAAGGTGATTATTGGACTGCCTGGTCCAATAATGAAGATCTTCCGGGAGAAACGGCTCATGCCATTTCTTTCGACAGACAATCTTACGGAGTTGAAAAGACTGTTGTGAAAACACAAAGGAATTTTGTCCGCTGCATTCGCACCGGCCCATAAATTACCAGTTTCACTCTAATTTCACCACTCTCCTGAACTTTCAGGAGAGTTTTCGCTTTCCAAAAACTCAATTTCCTACTAATATTTTCTAAGAATAAACCGAAGTACCCATTAGGTGGTGAGGTTTCCATGAGAATTGACGAGTCCCCATTCAATCGTATGAATGTAGATCTTCTAAAAGATCGGCGGGTGAGTTATGTCGGTCATGGACAATTGGAATCTGCCCCTGAATCTCTTTCCGCTCTCCATGTCATTTCTCATGAACTAGGCCATGCAGCCGAATTCAAAAATCAAGCTTTCAGGGAAGGACGAGATGTCCAAGAAGTTCAAGTCAAAATCAATTATGAGCTAAGAGATGGTCGTATGGTAGCAGTTAGTGGAGAGACTCAAGCTGTTACTCGTACAAAACCAAATTCGGAAGAAGACCCGGCCCTAACTCCTTATTCGGATGGAAAATCCATCAAAGATCTTTTTCAGTTGAAAGAAGAAGAGGACAAAAAAACTAATTCGAAAGAGAAAACCAAATTAAATCCAAAAGAGATCATGCAGAAATCTCATGAAAAAGATTTGGAATCTAAAATCAAAGAATTGGAAACAAGGTTAGAGTCAGAGAAAACTAAAAAATCTGCAACCGATGTTCATTCTGCGGAACGATTGAAAGAAATTGAATCTGAAAAAAAACGTTTGGAAGAGGAAGTCAGACTTCTTCGTGTGAAAGAACAACTAAAAGAAACTTTTGCGTTGTTAACAGATTTTCGTAAGATGATGACTTCTAATTTGTTTGGAATGATGAGTCTTCAAACCGGATCAAACTCCGGTAATTACTTAGACACTTTTGTTTGATCCACCATATTTTCTACGATAAACTCTCTTAATTCTCCAACACCTCTACCTGTTGTTGCCGAAAGGTAAAATACTCGAAAGGGAACTCCAATTTCATTCATTGCTGCTTCCATGTCTGTACGCACTCGGTGTTGTTCGCTTTGGTTGAGTTTGTCAATTTTGGTGCGGATCACAACAGGTTTAATTTTTTTTTCCATAGCCACTTCTATGGTGGAAAGTTCTTCTTCAGGAAATTCTCTTTGTGAATCACAGAGGATAAATAAAATTTTTAAATTTTTCCAACTATTGAGAAAACCTTCCAAAAGTTTCATCATATCTTTGTGTTCTTTATGAGATGCTTTTGAATAACCAAATCCTGGTAAGTCGATGAGATTAAACCCTTCTTTGGTTCTAAATATATTGATGAGTTTTGTTTTTCCTGGTGTTTTTGAAACTTTGGCTAGTCCTCTATGATTTGAGAGTGCATTCAGTAAACTGGACTTACCAGAATTGGATCTTCCCATAAATGTGATAGAAGGCACAGAATCTAATTCTTCCTTTTCACTTAGATGTGCAATCGATGTAAAAAATTTAGTTTCTGGAAAGGGAATTTCTTTGGAATACTTATGCATCTAGTTCACCTTTCCAGATAGATTCGTTTGGGATAATTCTTTTCACTTTTTGAAAACAGAGAAAACAAAATTTGAATGGGTTCTCCTTCAAAATAAAGGATAGGAATGAAGGTTCTGAGGAAAAAAGGAATCCCGTTTTCCCGCATACATTCAGAAATTTCCTTATTTCCTGAGCGAATTTGGATTTTTTGGCCATGGTGCCAAGATCCTAGATTGTATTTTTCTTCTGGATCAGAAAGTTTAAACCTGTTTTGGTTCCAATCAATCAAAAGAAAATTTCCTTCCCGGTGTGAGACCGCCTTTTTAAAGGCAGGAGATTTTTTATCAATGATGAAAAGATCACCAAACTTCGATTTGTATAAAAAACAGTTTTTGTTTTCTAAAAATGCTCTTTCCCCTTCTGATTGGAGATGGAAATTATCAAACCCTGATTTGTATAGAGGATAATGTCCCAGAAGTTTTAAATGAAAGTCGATGAGTTCTTTTTTTGCGGATAAATTTAGGCTCACCCAAGTTTCGTGAGGGATTCGAAATAAATGAGGTGTAGGTTTTTGAATGTTTTCGTTTTTTAAATCAAACTGTAAACTTAGTTGTGACCTATCATGAAAATTCCAATAGGTTTTGTGAAAGTTCCAGTTTTCTTTTTCTAAAACTGGTAATAATTCCATACGGAGACGGTTACGTTTATACACTGAATCTTTATTGGATTCGTCTTCAAAGATTCTCATCTTTTCAGAAACAAATAAGTAAAGTTGTTCTAATTCTTTATCTTCAAAAAAAACTAAAGGTAAAAACCGTTCTCCATCAAAAGGAGGAAGGGTATAAAATGCTTTTTTACCACCACCCCGTGTTAGGTGTAAAAAAATAGATTCTGTATAGTCTTTGCAGTGGTGTCCCGTAAGGATGATGGATGGATTTTGATTCGTAATTTTTTTTAGTTCATGGTAACGAACAAGTCTTCCTGTTTCTTCTAATCCCTTTTTTAGTTTGAGAGATAAATTTGGGATTTTTTTTTTACAAAATGAAAAGGGAAGTTCGTGGATTTTAAAAATTGGAAGAGTTCTTTTTCTTCTTCTTCAATGGAACGAATGCCATGAGACAAATAAAACAAAGTTGGAATTTGGATTTGGTATCTCTCCATTAGATATTTCCAAAACAAAACCAAGATAGAGGAATCTTTTCCCCCAGAATAGGAGATAAGAAACTGAGTTTTGTTTTCTGCCCAAAGTTCGGGGAGTTTGTTTCCCATTCGGCTAAGGGCCAAATCAAATAGTTTTGTGATTGGAGTTGGAATTTCCGAAATCATATCTTCCTTACTGCCACCATAGTGATATCATCGTGTTGTTCCTGTTCTTTGACAAATTCTTTTAGTTCGGAATAGATCTTCTCGAGAATGTTTTTTGGCTCGAGGGAGATCCAAGAAAGAAAACTGGATTTGAGTTTTGGTTCACTAAACTCGATTCCTTCAGCATTTCGTGCCTCTGTGACTCCATCAGTATAGAGTAATATGGTGTCACCAGATTCAAATCTCAATTTGGACTCATTCCGAAATGCGGAAATATCGGGTTGGATTCCTAAAATGACTCCCTCTGTTTCAATCACCGATAGCGATTTGGAATTTGCATGGTAATGGTAAAAATTTCCATGACCGGCACCTGAAAATTGTACTTCCCCTGTAATCAGGTTCCATCTTAGCAAAATCATACTCATATACCTTGGAGTGATGGCTTCTTTATAACTGGAATAAAGATAATTATTGATATCGTTTAGGATTTCCCAAGGAGAATCTTTAACGCGAACTAGGGAATGTAAAATGGTTCTGACGGTTGCCATCACAAGTCCTGCCGCCACTCCTTTCCCACTGACATCTCCGATACAGATAAACAACTCGTTTCTATTAGGTGAAAGGATAAAGTCATAATAATCTCCACCGATTCCACGAGCGGGCACCATAAAACCACCAAAAGAAAATCCTTCGGCTTCGGGAGCTTTTCTAGGTAAAAGTGTACTTTGGATTTCTTTTGCGATTTCAATTTCTTTTTCCAATCTTTCTTTATTGGAAAGGTTTTGGTATAAATTAGAATTTTCCATCGTGATTCTGGCTAAGGAAACAAAGGCATTCAGTGCTTCAATTTCGTCATGTGGGAATCTACTATTTTGTTTGGTTAAAATGAATACACAACGAGTTCCATTTTCTAAGGTTAAAGGAAACACCATGGATTCTTTCCCTTCGATTCCTATTGTTTCGAAATCAAGGATAGAGTTTGGATCGATGGTAATGGTTTCTTTTGTTTGCAAGAGTGAGTGAATCTTTTGTACATCTATGGTTTCGGTTTTAGTTTGGATTTGTTGGTTTTCTAAATCACGATGAAGTTTGAAAATTTTTGCTTTTGAGGAACCTGGTGGATTTTCAATCAGAGAAGTGACCGAAGATTCTACAATTCCAGAGAGAGTTAAAAGGATCATCCTAACCATTTCATCATGGTTGTTAAGATAGAGTTGGCTTAGGGTGAGTGCGGCTGTATGTAAACTTTGAAAGTTTTTGGATTGGTTTTCGGATTTAGAAAATAAAAGAGAATTTCGAAGGGAAACAGCAAATTGACCAACAACAATTTGCAAAATTTCCTGATCCTCCACAAAATAAGAATCATCTTCGTCTTCATAATCAATGGTTACCATTCCCACAGCTGTGTTGGCGTAAAGTATGGGGATGACTAGTTGTGATTTGGTTCCTGTCAGTTTAGAATAGAATTGATAAAATGGATGGGTTTGTTCTGAAAATTTATAAAAACAAGGTTCTCCCTTTGCCATGGACTCAATCAAAATTCCATAACTCAAATCATAATCTAAAGTGATTCGTTTGATGGCCCTTTCTAAGGTTTTTTGTTTGGTCGAATAGTAAGCTAATTTAACTTCACCTAATTCTAAATTGGTGATAAACACGGCCACCTTATCTCGTTTCAAACGTACTGAGATGAGTTCAGTAAATCTTTGCATCAAATCTTCCAAATCAATACTTGAGTTGAATAGAGAGAGATTGTCTAAGAGGAACTCAGTTTTCTCTTGGGAGGAGAGGATGTTTTTCCCAATCCGAGGGATTTTGCGTTTTTCCAGAATCCATTCGCGATTGCAGGTTTGGCAGAAAAACCGACCATTCTTCGTGATCCCATTGGGAAGTTGGGGTTCCGCACAAAGCAAACAAATCCGGTCTTCCATGGGTTCTCGGTTCATCCTTAGCCAGGTTATTCGATTTCTTTTTTCATATGCTACAAGAATTTCCTATAAATCCGAGAAACCTGGTACGATTCATGCTTAATCTATAAGCAAAAGTTGTTTTTTCTGCAGAAATCGAAAGGATGTCGGCGAATATGATTAAAAAATGGTTTATTTGTTCAATAAATAAGCATAGTGTTTTGGTCACTAGCAGTGTCCTTCTGTATTCTTTCGAGGCAGGGCGTAATAATAAAGAGCAAGAACTATGAGCGTGAAAAAATTTAATCCCATCCAATCCATCCACGAAGTTGCCACAGCTATGAATTCTACCCAAGACCCAGACGGGCTTCTTGAGCTCATTTTGGATCGTTGCATCCAAATTTGTGGGGTGGAATCTGGGTCCCTCATGCTCATTGATGAAAAACATGCAGTCCTGGATGCAGTCACTTCTCGGGGGATGAACCAACAACTCCTTCGGGAAACCAAACTGAAAATTGGGCAAGGGATTACTGGGGTGGCTGCTTCTACAGGAAAAGCGAAGCTCGTCAATGATGTTTCTAAAGATCCGGACTACATTCAAGTAAAGGAAGAAATCAAATCAGAGTTAGTTGCTCCGATGATTGTGGAAGATGATATTATTGGGGTTATTTCGCTCGACTCCAACAGATTGAATGCGTTTACAGCAGAGATGTTGGAAATTGTAAGTGTCCTTGCTCACCAAGCAGGTCAAATTTTTAAAAACTTACAAACCATTCGTAATTTAGAACAAAGAACTAAAATTCAAGCAACCCTTATTGAAATTTCTAAAGTGGTTAGTTCCACATTAGATCAAAATGAAGTTTTTGATTCCATTATGGTCACAATGGAAAAATCACTTCGTTTAGAGAAGGGAAGTATTGTTTTATTTAAAAAAGAAGAAGGACTACTCAGGATCGTTGCTGCCTCTGGGTTGTCTCCAGAAGAGATTGATAAAGGTAGTTACCAATCTGGTGAAGGAATTACTGGAAAGGTATATGAATCCGGTGAACCTATCATCATTGAATCGGTCGCAAGCCATCCTGATTTTTTAAATCGTGTTGGATATTTGTCTCATTTTAAGCATGATCCACATAACGTAAGTTTACTTTGTGCACCCATTCTCAGTGAACAAACGATGCTTGGTGTTGTAAATGCATTTATCGTTCAAAACAAACACACTGATTTAAAATCTTATTTAGATTTTTTACAAGTGGTTGCTTCCATTATTTCCCAATCGATTAAAATTCAAAACTTGGTGGAAGAGGCTAAAAAAGAAATATCTCGTGAAAATATCCAACTCAAAAGAGAATTAAAAAATAAGTATAAGTTTGGATCTCTCATCGGTAAAGCTGCCAGTATGGAAAAGATGTTTGAAAAAATCCAACTGGTTGCCGATTCCAGAGCATCTGTTTTGATTACGGGTGAATCAGGAACTGGTAAAGAGATGATTGCCAATGCCATTCATTACAATAGTTCTCGTTCTGAAAATCCATTCATCAAAATCAACTGTGCCGCAATTCCTGAAAATTTACTTGAGAGCGAACTTTTTGGTCATAAAAAAGGATCTTTTACGGGTGCGGTGACTGATAAAAAAGGAAAGTTTGAATTAGCAGACACAGGAACCATATTTCTCGATGAAATTGGCGAAATGGATTTAAACTTACAATCTAAATTGTTACGTGTGTTGCAAGAAAGAGAAATCGAAGCGATTGGATCTACCAAAGCAAAAAAAGTAGATGTTAGAATCATTGCGGCAACGAATGCAGAGTTAGAACAATTAGTTGCAGAGAAAAAGTTTAGAGCCGATCTTTTTTATAGATTGAATGTAGTCAAAATCAATACACCAGCATTACGTGATCGTGTTGAGGACATTCCTCTACTCATGAATCACTTTTTGGAAAAATACACAAAAGACAATAATAAAGTGGTAAAAGGGATTTCTAGAGAGGCATCCAAACTTCTATTGAAATACCGTTGGCCAGGTAACGTCCGTGAGTTGGAAAATGTGATCGAAAGAGCCGTTGTTCTTGCTCAAGACGAGATCTTAAGTGAAGAGGATTTTTCTGATATTCTTTCTAGTTTGGAAGATATGCCGGAACATGCAACAGAAGTGACCCAATTGAACCATGTAGAATCCGTGTCTGGTGCTGAACCTCTGGATTTAGGATCGGGTCGATTGACACCGGGACAACTAGATGGCCTTGATGGTCGCGCTATGGAAATAGTTGTGAGCGAAGTGGAATCAAGACTCATCCAATATGCAATGAAAAAGTTCCGTTATACAAAAACCCGAGTCGCAAAGTTTTTGGGAATCAACCGAAACACTTTGGATAAAAAAATCAAAGAACTCAATATCGAATACTAAGTATTGG includes these proteins:
- a CDS encoding acetyl-CoA carboxylase biotin carboxylase subunit; translation: MKPIQKILIANRGEIAVRVIRTAKRMGIKTVAVYSDPDAQSLFVRSADEAFSLGGTDARSSYLNVEKVIRACIETGADAVHPGYGFLSENTDFAKKLEEKGIRFIGPKPHSINAMGDKIGSRLLVAKNGVPVVPGYEGASQEMSVFKKEAEKIGYPIMAKASAGGGGKGMRRIDSPEELEPGILSAKRESLSAFGDDRILLEKYITNPRHVEFQIFGDSQGNIIHLHERDCSLQRRHQKVVEETPAPSYSADLKSQMSLAAVNAARAVQYEGAGTVEFILGESGEFYFLEMNTRLQVEHPVTEMTTGLDLVEWQIRVCQGEALPELQTPPQKGHALEVRIYAEDPKEGFLPSTGKIHHLSFPERDYLRIDSGVVSGSEITMFYDPMIAKMIVWGEDRITAIHRLIECLSETIVFGPKTNLQFLQRLVSTKEFAEGKVSTHYIADHEPALLANNTKEELKLAFAGAFFTSKESSNPWLSETT
- the yihA gene encoding ribosome biogenesis GTP-binding protein YihA/YsxC, which gives rise to MHKYSKEIPFPETKFFTSIAHLSEKEELDSVPSITFMGRSNSGKSSLLNALSNHRGLAKVSKTPGKTKLINIFRTKEGFNLIDLPGFGYSKASHKEHKDMMKLLEGFLNSWKNLKILFILCDSQREFPEEELSTIEVAMEKKIKPVVIRTKIDKLNQSEQHRVRTDMEAAMNEIGVPFRVFYLSATTGRGVGELREFIVENMVDQTKVSK
- the omp85 gene encoding Omp85 family outer membrane protein encodes the protein MYNHILRSFTLLLFFSFFHGVFGQERQPRTDLPFEISEKKRLSERDFKNKKEGGYFTGLPLINSDPNVGVGYGARVLYFYNGAKTSPMFEYTPYRVRVFAQYFNTTKRAPYHQLSIDAPYIFDTKWRLRADLVYERNPNSLFFGVGSDTLQPLSYLERNDPNGQIRRNAPFSDYEDNLNYRRQGDAGVGEAPIVSDHRYNRYDIENPNFSTSGEYSFFGGTLRAVTGVRLSKQIIRTYDGKYNNALLGPADGILGLLDVDRTFGTPQGETKLTREDKDGKIKGINGGYTNTVRAGIVFDTRDFEPDPNRGVFLEYTHERSAKAIGSTYDFNKNLVSGRIFLSPVQWFTSKPPEILEKFVLAARGTMIQTNGDAPFYEYRNMWGTETNQSGLGGRTTIRGYKQDRFVGQTMAFANFEIRWKFAETEFWGQHFDFQLVPFYDVGRVWDRTEDANLKNYKHSRGIGLRIPWNQATVIYFDHAISNEDRQTFINFNHIF
- a CDS encoding acetyl-CoA carboxylase biotin carboxyl carrier protein subunit, which codes for MDYLFETKSGSASVFVSGSKVRVRLEKDSFSFQLDDWIKEERKSDTNPLRSVFMNDGSILQYLKVRNEIFLHWKGEIWSGKLAERQYEGAGQTSPEIKSPMPGKVVQISTEVGREHKGGETLLILEAMKMENAVKAPYPCRVEEIRKAQGDLVQQDEVLIILHRIEPEKT
- a CDS encoding tRNA lysidine(34) synthetase, producing the protein MFKIHELPFSFCKKKIPNLSLKLKKGLEETGRLVRYHELKKITNQNPSIILTGHHCKDYTESIFLHLTRGGGKKAFYTLPPFDGERFLPLVFFEDKELEQLYLFVSEKMRIFEDESNKDSVYKRNRLRMELLPVLEKENWNFHKTYWNFHDRSQLSLQFDLKNENIQKPTPHLFRIPHETWVSLNLSAKKELIDFHLKLLGHYPLYKSGFDNFHLQSEGERAFLENKNCFLYKSKFGDLFIIDKKSPAFKKAVSHREGNFLLIDWNQNRFKLSDPEEKYNLGSWHHGQKIQIRSGNKEISECMRENGIPFFLRTFIPILYFEGEPIQILFSLFSKSEKNYPKRIYLER
- the lsa25 gene encoding surface adhesin Lsa25 — translated: MKPVEDVYGLSPEETNQLFAGLIANQSLRDNGNGTISDLASGLIWQKCTHGQVYRAGFNDCLGAPQGSIFNPYDTARAGAAEVAFCDSKTHACNSIAFPQVVQGFSSIGIAGSSELYGACQNSNYLGATWRVPTVIEYQRLVIPGRAATLQFFPSTQEGDYWTAWSNNEDLPGETAHAISFDRQSYGVEKTVVKTQRNFVRCIRTGP
- a CDS encoding ATP-binding protein, with the translated sequence MISEIPTPITKLFDLALSRMGNKLPELWAENKTQFLISYSGGKDSSILVLFWKYLMERYQIQIPTLFYLSHGIRSIEEEEKELFQFLKSTNFPFHFVKKKSQIYLSN
- a CDS encoding LTA synthase family protein, producing MVKQFPSFRFSDRIFLTYFFFGFLTLFLHRVLFFLVYSYRLEEFPVFVLLKAFLLGFRFDWVTVSILLVGFYILSLWNGASKLKSYRYFWMITPLVLFPFCLIHLFADLLYFENANKHIGYEAIVFLGDLDVLVSSAFQEAPFKILLFVLFIVLYIFGIRYWFRKKQITNQTNEEETFVSKIVKTTVWILFFFIGLRGGPQESPLRASEAIISDNALINQIALNGIYTTINDFKSQSIPKHLKMTDEDMLAVVKEEIGYEGAEFVEDPEFPLLRKIKGIPGKKPINVVLVIQESWTGKYVWPVSNGIWLGKEVTPYYNTLAKKGHSFKKFYANGGRTSNALLSVLTSVPDRPGLTAIRTPQILSNFSAIGNLFSGFGYQTSFITGDDLKFDSLATILPHFGFQTLIGKEDFRKAGKYSIGAWGYDDEHLYSKALEEMDSYQKENKPFLMTILTMTTHYPYKVPNPKYEIYGHTVTDYDYLNTYHYSDAALEVFMKEIQKREYFEDTLFVFVGDHTHHRYLSYYEDRMVPFLLYAPKYIKPKLDERIGSQLDVLPTILGVVGNETYFAGFGKDLRAKSVKSGSTYFAYGSACGWIDEEKILYQSVDGDTQFIFQMIPPYGEDPACKADQKQCFHQTKKAKAFFNLSLELMNRNSVYPLEGSLRYTRK